The Metabacillus litoralis genome contains a region encoding:
- a CDS encoding DUF1850 domain-containing protein encodes MRLKITLVIVPLLLLITLLVFIPFKQTLVFTYENEEKLLAYLPFEKDHSFQIKYTHSIHLSDVIETYTLTKKQIILTELSYKDFAIGMPSNAEGDEVFEEKNGTYYIKNMNRAFPFIDLRLGQVRADHRIIYKDHTYTLSNFIKPGTWVRMSSKKMSLWELLKGVNISG; translated from the coding sequence ATGAGGCTTAAGATAACTCTAGTAATTGTACCTCTACTCTTGCTTATCACTTTGCTCGTTTTCATTCCTTTTAAACAAACTCTTGTTTTTACTTATGAAAACGAAGAAAAACTACTTGCATATCTACCTTTTGAGAAAGATCATTCCTTTCAAATAAAATATACACATTCCATTCATCTTTCAGATGTTATTGAAACCTACACACTTACTAAAAAGCAAATTATCTTAACTGAACTTTCTTACAAAGATTTTGCAATAGGCATGCCTTCTAATGCAGAAGGAGATGAGGTATTTGAAGAAAAAAATGGTACATACTACATAAAGAATATGAACCGTGCTTTCCCATTTATTGATCTTCGTCTCGGGCAGGTAAGAGCGGATCATCGAATTATTTATAAGGACCACACATATACATTATCAAATTTTATTAAACCTGGAACATGGGTGCGAATGTCATCTAAAAAAATGTCATTATGGGAACTATTGAAAGGAGTGAACATAAGTGGTTGA
- a CDS encoding TAXI family TRAP transporter solute-binding subunit, with protein MKKFRSSFLFIMILSLMMVIAACGGGTGGGDEGATGGEEGNDTGGETQNLSLLTGGTGGTYYPLGGQLGNIISENTDANITPQTSGASAENMETLRNGEAELAFTQTDIASYALEGKEMFKDAPIDNVQAIGSLYPETVQLVTTADSGITSVEDLKGKTVSVGAPGSGAYINAIQVLEIHGLTVDDIKAQNLSFDESTDGIQAGNIDAAFITAGTPTGAVEALSAQDDVVIVPIAEEKVQELVEKYPYYAADTVPSGTYNIEADVSTVAVKAMLVASKDLDENLVYEMTKALFDNTDKITHAKGEFITPESALEGIGDMELHPGAAKYFEEKGVSK; from the coding sequence ATGAAGAAATTTCGTAGTAGTTTTCTGTTCATCATGATCTTATCACTTATGATGGTCATTGCTGCATGTGGCGGCGGGACTGGAGGCGGTGATGAGGGAGCTACAGGTGGAGAAGAAGGTAATGACACAGGTGGCGAAACTCAAAACCTTAGTCTTTTAACTGGTGGTACTGGTGGTACATATTATCCACTTGGTGGACAACTCGGAAACATCATTTCTGAAAACACAGATGCAAACATAACACCACAAACATCAGGAGCATCTGCGGAGAATATGGAGACATTAAGAAATGGCGAAGCAGAGCTTGCTTTCACGCAAACAGACATTGCTTCATATGCTCTTGAAGGAAAAGAAATGTTTAAAGATGCACCGATTGATAACGTTCAAGCAATTGGTTCACTTTACCCAGAAACAGTTCAGCTTGTGACAACTGCTGATAGCGGAATCACATCTGTTGAAGATTTAAAAGGGAAAACTGTTTCTGTAGGTGCACCAGGTTCTGGAGCTTACATCAATGCCATCCAAGTTCTTGAAATTCACGGCTTAACGGTTGATGACATTAAAGCACAAAACCTATCATTTGATGAATCAACAGACGGAATTCAAGCAGGAAACATTGATGCTGCATTTATTACAGCTGGGACTCCAACTGGTGCTGTTGAAGCATTATCAGCACAAGATGATGTTGTAATCGTTCCAATCGCAGAAGAGAAGGTTCAAGAGCTAGTAGAAAAATATCCTTACTATGCGGCAGACACTGTTCCTAGTGGAACGTATAACATCGAAGCTGATGTTAGTACAGTTGCTGTTAAGGCAATGCTAGTTGCATCAAAAGACCTTGATGAAAACTTAGTGTATGAGATGACAAAAGCTTTATTTGATAACACTGACAAAATCACTCATGCAAAAGGTGAGTTCATTACACCTGAATCAGCACTAGAAGGAATTGGAGATATGGAACTTCATCCTGGAGCTGCTAAGTACTTTGAAGAAAAAGGCGTTTCGAAATAA
- a CDS encoding (Fe-S)-binding protein encodes MKQSVKEDIQKGFQERLNYDELMNCMRCGFCLPSCPTYGQTNQYEASSPRGRIALMKGVVDGLIEPDATIERQLNQCLGCRACEPVCPSGVKYGHLLEEARDVIQQKKKHTWPVRVLRHFIFDELFPKKERIKKVHHLLSIYQQSGIQTFFHKTKLLSLLPGNLEQFEKALPIVPSKNEMNNRPTYLKAKNQTKRRVAFFSGCLMDTMFMKINDATLKLLQQAGCDIFIPEQQGCCGALHAHSGEKKTAKQLAKINIEAFETLDIDDIVLNAGGCGALLIEYDHLLRDEPEWQKRAEKFAEKVKDFSEILIELKFNEDHYLSLPDQTVTYQDSCHLRNVMKTSSAPRKLLRAIDGTFYKEMKGADQCCGSAGVYNLTEQKMSMQILDDKMIKVKETKAQTIVTSNPGCLLQMRLGIIREGLQDSVRAVHLAELLAESIKE; translated from the coding sequence ATGAAACAATCTGTGAAGGAAGACATTCAGAAAGGTTTTCAAGAACGATTAAATTATGATGAACTCATGAATTGTATGCGATGTGGATTTTGCCTGCCTTCATGCCCAACGTATGGACAGACAAATCAATATGAAGCTTCCTCACCCAGAGGAAGAATTGCCCTTATGAAAGGCGTAGTTGACGGTTTGATAGAGCCTGATGCAACCATTGAAAGACAGTTAAATCAATGCTTAGGCTGTCGCGCTTGTGAACCTGTTTGTCCCTCTGGTGTAAAATATGGTCATTTACTTGAAGAAGCACGCGATGTGATTCAACAAAAAAAGAAACATACATGGCCAGTCCGAGTTTTAAGACATTTTATATTTGATGAACTATTTCCCAAAAAAGAAAGAATTAAAAAAGTTCATCATCTTCTTTCAATTTATCAGCAAAGTGGTATTCAAACCTTTTTTCACAAAACAAAGCTACTGTCATTACTCCCTGGGAACCTAGAACAATTTGAAAAGGCTTTACCTATAGTTCCTTCTAAGAATGAAATGAACAATAGGCCAACTTATCTAAAAGCCAAGAACCAAACGAAGCGAAGAGTAGCTTTTTTTTCCGGTTGTTTAATGGACACTATGTTTATGAAAATAAATGATGCTACGTTAAAACTTTTACAACAAGCGGGATGTGACATCTTTATTCCAGAACAACAGGGCTGTTGTGGAGCTCTACATGCACACAGTGGTGAGAAAAAGACCGCTAAACAACTTGCAAAAATAAACATTGAAGCGTTTGAAACTTTAGATATAGACGATATTGTTCTTAATGCAGGTGGTTGCGGTGCTCTTTTAATCGAATATGATCATCTTTTAAGAGATGAACCTGAATGGCAGAAAAGAGCCGAAAAATTCGCCGAAAAAGTAAAGGATTTTTCTGAAATTTTAATTGAACTTAAATTTAATGAAGATCATTATTTATCACTACCTGATCAAACGGTTACATACCAAGATTCTTGTCATTTAAGAAATGTAATGAAAACATCGAGTGCACCAAGAAAATTACTTAGAGCCATTGATGGTACATTCTATAAAGAAATGAAAGGGGCTGATCAATGCTGTGGTTCTGCAGGTGTATATAATTTAACGGAACAAAAGATGTCGATGCAGATATTAGATGATAAAATGATCAAGGTAAAAGAAACGAAAGCACAGACGATTGTAACTTCAAACCCTGGGTGCTTGTTACAAATGAGGTTAGGTATTATTAGAGAAGGATTACAAGATTCAGTAAGAGCGGTTCACTTGGCAGAGCTACTAGCAGAATCAATTAAAGAGTGA
- a CDS encoding DUF4177 domain-containing protein — protein MFEYKFEKVEIGKWSGKPKAEYQEIIEQHAKDGWRLVQIFAPGTAAYGSAAYYEIIFERLVSS, from the coding sequence ATGTTTGAATATAAATTTGAAAAAGTTGAAATTGGAAAGTGGAGTGGTAAACCTAAGGCTGAATATCAGGAAATCATTGAACAACATGCAAAAGACGGTTGGAGACTGGTTCAAATTTTTGCACCCGGCACCGCTGCATATGGTTCAGCGGCATATTATGAGATCATTTTTGAGAGACTTGTTAGCTCTTAA
- a CDS encoding TRAP transporter permease, whose translation MVDENKTLNEEEQQALLEKYDPEAGTRKLTGIIGWIAFIGLLSFSLFQLYTAIFGVFTAQIQRTIHLGFALSLIFLLFPANRKKRQKGKLQIAWYDGILALLSVGIGAYWPINFNDLVMSVGRLSQMDFIVGIIAILLVLEATRRAVGLPITIIALIFLVYGLYGQYMPGFLAHRGLTLERLVQTMFFTTEGILGTPLAVSSTFIFLFLLFGAFLVRTGVGQYFNDLAVSIAGRRTGGPAKVAIFSSALQGTISGSSVANVVTSGSFTIPMMKKLGYKKEFAGAVEAAASTGGQLMPPIMGAAAFLMVEFIGGITYWEIAKAAAIPAVLYFAGIWIMTHFEAKRIGLRGLTKEEMPDRKEVLKNIYLLLPIIAVIVLLMSGIIVTHAALYAILVAIIVGLFNKATRMGPKQFVLALVDGARSALGVAAATAAAGIIVGIVTKTGLGLKLANGLIDLAGGYLIPTLMLTMLAAIVLGMGSPTTANYVITSTIAAPAIILLGVPDLSAHLFVFYFGIIADITPPVALAAFAAAGVAGGEPLKTGVNSAKLAIAAFIIPYIFVLSPELLMIDTTWLELVWVLITAVSGMLAIGAGIIGYWMRKLHWIERIVALVTGLLLIYPEGISDITGIISFTALLALQFIWKRDKGNTLKMSN comes from the coding sequence GTGGTTGATGAAAATAAAACGTTAAATGAAGAAGAACAACAGGCATTATTGGAAAAATATGATCCTGAAGCCGGTACACGTAAATTAACTGGTATCATTGGCTGGATTGCCTTTATTGGACTGCTATCATTCTCACTATTTCAATTATATACAGCCATTTTCGGTGTTTTTACAGCACAAATTCAGCGTACCATTCACTTAGGGTTTGCCTTATCCTTAATTTTTTTACTTTTTCCTGCTAATAGGAAAAAACGTCAAAAAGGTAAGCTTCAAATTGCATGGTATGATGGCATATTAGCTCTCCTTAGTGTTGGTATAGGAGCTTATTGGCCAATTAATTTTAATGATTTGGTTATGAGCGTTGGGCGTCTATCACAAATGGATTTTATCGTCGGTATCATCGCGATATTATTAGTGTTGGAAGCAACACGAAGAGCAGTTGGTCTTCCGATTACTATTATTGCCCTTATCTTCTTGGTGTATGGACTTTATGGGCAGTATATGCCAGGTTTCCTTGCACACAGAGGATTAACACTTGAGCGATTAGTACAAACAATGTTCTTTACTACTGAGGGGATATTAGGAACACCACTTGCCGTATCCTCAACATTTATTTTCCTATTTCTCTTGTTCGGAGCATTTTTAGTGAGAACTGGGGTAGGACAATATTTTAATGATTTGGCTGTTTCCATTGCGGGGCGCAGAACTGGTGGACCAGCTAAAGTTGCGATTTTCTCAAGTGCCCTACAAGGAACGATAAGTGGGAGCTCCGTTGCGAACGTTGTTACCTCTGGTTCGTTTACGATCCCAATGATGAAAAAGCTTGGATATAAAAAAGAGTTTGCTGGAGCTGTAGAAGCTGCTGCATCAACAGGTGGTCAGCTTATGCCTCCTATAATGGGTGCCGCTGCCTTTCTAATGGTTGAATTTATCGGCGGTATCACGTACTGGGAAATAGCGAAAGCTGCTGCAATCCCTGCCGTTCTATATTTTGCAGGAATTTGGATTATGACTCATTTTGAAGCGAAACGAATTGGTCTTCGCGGGTTAACAAAAGAAGAAATGCCGGATCGAAAAGAAGTGTTAAAAAATATTTACTTGCTACTTCCAATTATTGCGGTCATCGTATTATTAATGTCAGGAATTATTGTTACACATGCTGCATTATATGCGATTTTAGTAGCGATAATCGTAGGGTTATTTAATAAAGCAACGAGAATGGGACCAAAGCAATTTGTGCTAGCACTTGTAGACGGTGCTCGTTCTGCATTAGGTGTTGCAGCTGCAACTGCTGCAGCGGGTATTATTGTTGGGATTGTAACAAAAACAGGTTTAGGACTTAAGCTTGCAAATGGTTTGATTGATTTAGCTGGAGGATACTTAATTCCAACATTAATGCTAACCATGTTAGCTGCAATTGTTCTTGGAATGGGTTCACCAACGACAGCTAACTATGTTATTACATCGACAATTGCTGCACCTGCGATTATTTTATTAGGTGTACCTGATTTATCAGCTCATCTGTTTGTTTTCTATTTTGGAATTATTGCGGATATTACACCACCAGTTGCCTTAGCTGCATTTGCCGCAGCAGGTGTTGCAGGAGGAGAGCCTTTGAAAACAGGGGTCAACTCGGCCAAACTGGCCATTGCTGCCTTTATCATCCCATATATATTTGTTCTTTCACCAGAGTTGCTCATGATTGACACAACGTGGCTTGAATTAGTGTGGGTGCTGATTACAGCCGTATCTGGAATGCTTGCTATCGGTGCTGGTATTATCGGTTATTGGATGCGTAAACTTCATTGGATTGAGCGAATTGTCGCACTTGTTACAGGGCTTCTGCTCATCTATCCTGAAGGTATTTCTGATATTACAGGAATCATTTCATTTACAGCTTTACTGGCTCTACAATTTATTTGGAAACGTGATAAAGGAAATACGTTAAAAATGTCTAATTAA
- a CDS encoding GNAT family N-acetyltransferase, which translates to MIIRDAFKGELPFIRTQRVLAYSEHATSVSSEHWQALKQAISSEADVQDGVELIVAEIDGEILGSVALFPPQSDAYEGIVDKLDYSEIRLLAVSTEARGKGVASALIKECMKRTKEKGIDSIGLHTADFMKSAMKLYEGFGFERIPQYDFEPANDGVIVKAFRRSV; encoded by the coding sequence ATGATTATTCGAGATGCGTTTAAGGGAGAGCTACCGTTCATTAGGACACAAAGAGTTTTAGCATATAGCGAGCATGCAACATCAGTTTCATCAGAGCATTGGCAGGCACTAAAACAAGCCATCTCCTCTGAAGCAGATGTTCAAGATGGAGTAGAGTTAATTGTGGCTGAAATAGATGGGGAAATTTTAGGAAGTGTTGCGTTATTTCCACCACAATCTGATGCATATGAAGGAATCGTTGATAAGCTTGATTATTCCGAAATACGTTTACTTGCTGTTTCTACGGAAGCTAGAGGAAAAGGAGTTGCTTCAGCATTAATTAAGGAATGTATGAAACGAACAAAAGAAAAGGGCATTGATTCTATTGGACTTCATACAGCTGATTTTATGAAAAGTGCAATGAAATTATATGAAGGTTTTGGATTTGAACGAATTCCGCAGTATGATTTTGAACCTGCAAATGATGGTGTCATTGTAAAAGCTTTTAGACGTTCAGTATAA
- a CDS encoding glutathione S-transferase family protein, which produces MSRKDQSCELDLESLDKSTITDEINENGAFKRQLNKFTTPFGSEPEELPVESGRYRLLWTAACPWAHRTVIVRKLLGLEDVISLGTASPFRPKLNRVDWEFSLDEKSKDPILDIRYMSEIYHRTDPEYTGRPTVPVMVDLQTKKVVNNDYFKLTNYFETVWSPFHKENAPDLYPESLREEIDELNDLIFQDINNGVYKCGFALSQDAYEQAYDQLFARLDELDERLSNQRFLHGDFITDSDVRFYTTLVRFDAAYYTAFNTNRSLIREFPNLSGYVRDLFQTPGFGDTTDFNAIKNHYHLSITIFTEKEDVKILPKGPDLSFWKSEHNRELVSNREEKFIIKN; this is translated from the coding sequence GTGTCACGAAAAGATCAGAGCTGTGAACTGGATCTTGAATCTTTAGATAAATCTACAATAACTGACGAAATCAATGAAAATGGCGCTTTTAAACGTCAATTGAATAAGTTTACTACTCCGTTTGGTAGCGAGCCAGAAGAGCTTCCAGTTGAATCAGGACGCTATCGTTTACTATGGACAGCAGCATGTCCATGGGCGCACCGCACTGTTATCGTTCGTAAACTTTTAGGCTTAGAGGATGTTATCAGCTTAGGAACTGCAAGTCCTTTTCGTCCAAAACTCAATCGTGTTGACTGGGAATTTTCATTGGATGAAAAGAGTAAGGATCCAATCCTTGATATTAGGTATATGAGTGAAATTTATCATCGAACCGATCCTGAATATACAGGAAGGCCTACAGTACCTGTTATGGTGGATTTACAAACAAAAAAAGTAGTAAATAATGATTATTTTAAGTTAACCAATTATTTTGAAACGGTATGGTCACCGTTTCATAAGGAAAATGCACCAGATTTATATCCTGAAAGCTTGCGTGAAGAAATTGATGAACTAAATGATCTTATATTTCAAGATATTAATAATGGAGTTTATAAATGTGGATTTGCGCTTTCTCAGGATGCTTATGAGCAAGCGTATGACCAGCTTTTTGCCCGGTTAGATGAGCTAGATGAGCGACTTTCTAACCAGCGTTTCTTGCATGGTGATTTTATTACAGATTCAGATGTTCGCTTTTACACAACTTTAGTTCGATTTGATGCTGCTTATTACACCGCATTTAACACAAATCGAAGTTTAATTAGAGAATTCCCGAATCTCTCTGGTTATGTTCGTGATTTATTTCAAACACCAGGTTTTGGAGATACAACTGATTTTAATGCTATTAAAAACCATTACCACCTTTCCATCACAATTTTTACAGAAAAAGAAGATGTGAAAATTTTACCAAAGGGACCAGACCTATCCTTTTGGAAATCAGAGCATAACCGGGAGTTAGTAAGTAATAGGGAAGAGAAGTTTATCATAAAAAATTAA
- a CDS encoding L-lactate MFS transporter, with translation MNRWLVVLGAILIQINLGAVYAWSLFNQPLMDKFGWAKEDIVVTFSITIAVFALTTIFAGRLQDRIGPRWVATIGGILLGVGLILSSQATTLFQLYFFYGVVGGIGIGMTYVCPLSACVKWFPDKRGFISGVAVAGFGLGGLIYKPVIGYLIDTFGVSSSFFYLGILYFVLVVTGAQLLKNPPNDDLTSTTSSKKTNDFSPAQMLKTYQFYLLWTMFLFGSVSGLLVISFAVDIGVDLVKLNVEQAANAVMVIALFNAAGRILLGKISDRIGRKNTLVIIYALTALIMFYMSTGFMNYPIYLIAVSFIGFGFGGFLALFPSVTADYYGTKNIGTNYGFMYQAYGLSAFAGPFIIKAISFTQAFILAGFICVLAIIMAKFIKVPSHSSSDELLSKEPLRN, from the coding sequence TTGAACAGATGGTTAGTTGTATTAGGAGCAATTCTTATTCAAATTAATTTAGGTGCAGTATATGCATGGAGCTTATTTAATCAACCTTTAATGGATAAGTTTGGTTGGGCAAAGGAAGATATTGTTGTTACCTTCTCCATCACAATTGCAGTATTTGCCTTAACAACAATTTTCGCAGGAAGGCTTCAAGACCGCATCGGACCAAGATGGGTAGCAACAATAGGTGGGATTTTACTCGGAGTTGGCTTAATTCTATCCAGCCAAGCGACTACATTATTTCAGTTATACTTTTTCTACGGTGTTGTAGGTGGAATTGGAATCGGGATGACTTATGTTTGTCCATTATCAGCATGTGTAAAATGGTTTCCTGATAAAAGAGGCTTTATTAGTGGAGTTGCAGTTGCCGGATTCGGTTTAGGTGGTTTAATTTATAAGCCTGTTATCGGATATTTAATTGATACTTTTGGTGTATCGTCTTCTTTCTTTTATTTAGGAATACTCTATTTTGTATTAGTTGTGACAGGTGCACAGTTATTAAAAAATCCACCTAATGATGATCTCACATCCACAACTTCTTCTAAAAAAACAAATGATTTTTCACCAGCTCAAATGTTAAAAACGTATCAGTTTTATCTATTATGGACAATGTTTTTATTTGGAAGTGTTTCAGGGCTTCTTGTTATTAGCTTCGCAGTAGATATTGGGGTTGATTTAGTAAAACTTAATGTTGAGCAAGCTGCAAATGCCGTAATGGTGATTGCATTATTCAATGCTGCTGGGCGAATTCTTTTAGGAAAAATCTCAGATCGAATTGGACGAAAAAATACACTTGTGATCATTTACGCATTAACTGCACTCATTATGTTTTATATGAGCACAGGTTTCATGAACTATCCAATTTATTTAATCGCAGTTTCTTTCATTGGCTTTGGCTTTGGTGGTTTTCTCGCTCTCTTTCCTTCTGTAACGGCAGATTACTATGGGACAAAAAACATTGGCACAAATTATGGTTTTATGTATCAAGCATACGGGCTATCTGCCTTCGCTGGACCTTTTATCATTAAAGCCATTTCTTTTACTCAAGCATTTATTTTGGCAGGTTTTATATGCGTATTGGCAATCATTATGGCTAAATTTATTAAGGTACCTTCTCATTCTTCATCAGATGAATTACTAAGTAAGGAACCTTTAAGAAACTAA
- a CDS encoding alpha/beta-type small acid-soluble spore protein, protein MARNNKLVVPGAENALNSMKEEIANEFGVQLGADTTARANGSVGGEMTKRLVAMAENQLQNHQQF, encoded by the coding sequence ATGGCAAGAAACAACAAATTAGTTGTGCCTGGTGCAGAAAATGCTCTTAATTCCATGAAAGAGGAAATTGCGAATGAATTTGGGGTACAACTTGGAGCCGATACGACAGCTCGTGCAAACGGTTCTGTTGGTGGGGAAATGACAAAGCGTTTAGTTGCAATGGCAGAAAACCAACTTCAGAATCATCAGCAATTTTAA